In a single window of the Leptospira sanjuanensis genome:
- the secA gene encoding preprotein translocase subunit SecA, translating to MIQSILRIILGSKFERDLKKLIPIVSEINSLEERMKGMNDSELSSQTVRFRERISKGESLDSILPEAFATVREASLRTMGMRHFDVQMMGGIALHGGNIAEMKTGEGKTLTSTLAVYLNALAGKGVHVVTVNDYLAKRDANWMKPIYDFLGISVGVIQHDMDHEQRKVAYSADITYGTNNEFGFDYLRDNMVSHKDHKVQRSHFFAIVDEVDSILIDEARTPLIISGSSDETTDKYVRINKIIPKLIEGEDFEVDEKARNVLLSEKGVSHVEEILGIENLYAPENVDLVHHVHQALKAHKIFQKDVDYVVQGGEVIIVDEFTGRLMAGRRYSDGLHQALEAKENVTIAKESQTLASITFQNYFRMYDKLAGMTGTADTEAEEFRKIYNLDVIVIPPNVTVQRKDSPDRVYRTEKEKFDAILAEIRDLREKKQPVLVGTISIEKSEVLSRMLSAAGIQHNVLNAKFHEREAEIVANAGKPGAVTIATNMAGRGTDIVLGGAQLYKESLESWKDDEDLVRQFKEAVLKQDLSRADDLAQKMDSSAKQKRASEILQSVKIWKANHEEVLAAGGLHILGTERHEARRIDNQLRGRSGRQGDPGSSRFYLSLQDDLMRIFGSDRISGLMKWANMPEGQEIESKMVSNAIARAQKRVEGHNFDIRKHLLEYDDVMNRQRIVIYKMRNEVLENEDISGLLLTFIEEAVENQIVTHCDGNNPSAWNLDSLKEWLEGLDLEVAISEDDFKKTKNPQLALFEKVNAAAKARYEARAQSIGPDIWKLLERNIFLDILDHRWKEHLYSMDHLREGIWTVGYSERNPLVEYKLQGFRMFDVAIENLKNEVVNFLFRVEVSENSKPPEERKEYKKVGQEITGGFEELSGGKTVRSNGAGVTVTTSSGGGTERKTSRRRKR from the coding sequence ATGATTCAAAGTATTCTCCGAATTATTCTTGGAAGCAAATTCGAAAGAGATTTAAAAAAACTCATCCCCATCGTTTCGGAAATCAATTCTTTGGAAGAAAGAATGAAGGGGATGAACGACTCGGAACTTTCCTCTCAAACGGTCCGTTTTCGGGAACGAATTTCCAAGGGAGAATCCTTGGACTCCATTCTTCCCGAAGCGTTTGCTACGGTTCGAGAAGCTTCTCTGCGCACGATGGGTATGAGACACTTCGACGTTCAGATGATGGGCGGGATCGCTCTGCACGGAGGCAACATCGCGGAGATGAAAACGGGAGAAGGGAAGACCCTAACTTCGACGCTCGCGGTTTATCTCAACGCACTTGCGGGTAAAGGTGTTCACGTGGTTACCGTGAACGACTATCTCGCAAAGCGGGACGCGAACTGGATGAAGCCGATTTACGACTTCCTCGGTATTTCCGTCGGCGTGATTCAGCACGATATGGATCACGAACAGAGAAAGGTCGCGTATTCCGCGGACATCACCTACGGAACAAACAACGAATTCGGTTTCGATTATCTGAGAGACAACATGGTTTCTCACAAGGATCACAAAGTACAACGTTCCCATTTCTTTGCGATCGTGGACGAGGTCGACTCGATCCTGATCGACGAAGCGAGAACACCGCTCATCATTTCCGGTTCTTCGGACGAAACCACGGACAAATACGTTCGCATCAATAAAATCATTCCTAAGCTGATCGAAGGAGAGGATTTCGAAGTCGACGAAAAGGCGCGTAACGTGCTTCTTTCGGAAAAGGGAGTTTCCCATGTCGAAGAGATTCTCGGAATCGAAAACCTCTACGCTCCCGAAAACGTCGACCTCGTACATCACGTTCACCAGGCTTTGAAGGCGCACAAGATCTTTCAAAAGGACGTGGATTACGTCGTTCAAGGCGGAGAAGTCATCATCGTGGACGAGTTCACGGGTCGTTTGATGGCGGGACGCCGTTATTCGGACGGTCTTCACCAAGCGCTCGAAGCGAAAGAAAACGTAACCATCGCGAAAGAATCGCAGACTCTCGCTTCGATCACATTCCAGAACTATTTTAGAATGTACGACAAACTCGCGGGTATGACTGGAACGGCAGATACCGAAGCCGAGGAATTCAGAAAGATCTACAATCTCGACGTCATCGTGATTCCGCCTAACGTGACCGTGCAAAGAAAGGATTCTCCCGATCGCGTTTACAGAACCGAAAAGGAAAAGTTCGACGCGATTCTCGCAGAGATCCGCGATCTCCGCGAGAAAAAACAACCGGTTCTTGTGGGAACGATTTCCATCGAGAAGTCCGAAGTCCTTTCGAGAATGCTCTCCGCCGCGGGAATCCAGCACAACGTCTTAAACGCAAAGTTTCACGAACGCGAAGCCGAAATCGTTGCGAACGCCGGAAAGCCCGGCGCCGTTACGATCGCGACCAACATGGCTGGTAGAGGAACGGACATCGTTCTCGGCGGTGCGCAGCTTTATAAAGAAAGTTTGGAATCTTGGAAGGACGACGAAGATCTCGTACGCCAATTCAAGGAAGCGGTCCTCAAACAGGACTTGAGCAGGGCGGACGATCTTGCACAGAAGATGGATTCTTCCGCAAAACAAAAACGCGCGTCCGAGATTTTACAATCGGTGAAGATCTGGAAAGCCAATCACGAAGAAGTTTTGGCCGCGGGCGGTCTTCACATTCTCGGAACCGAAAGACACGAAGCGAGACGGATCGACAATCAGCTCCGGGGGCGTTCGGGTCGTCAGGGTGATCCGGGTTCCAGCCGTTTTTATCTTTCTTTGCAGGACGATCTCATGCGGATCTTCGGATCCGATCGGATTTCGGGTTTAATGAAATGGGCGAACATGCCCGAAGGTCAGGAAATCGAAAGCAAGATGGTGAGTAACGCGATCGCAAGAGCGCAGAAGAGGGTGGAAGGTCACAACTTCGACATTCGAAAACACCTTCTCGAATACGACGACGTGATGAACCGTCAGAGAATCGTGATCTACAAAATGAGAAACGAGGTTCTCGAAAACGAGGATATCTCCGGTCTGCTTCTTACGTTTATCGAAGAAGCGGTGGAGAATCAAATCGTAACTCACTGCGACGGAAACAATCCTTCCGCCTGGAATCTCGATTCGTTGAAAGAATGGCTCGAAGGTTTGGATTTGGAAGTTGCGATCAGCGAAGACGATTTTAAGAAGACCAAAAATCCTCAGCTTGCGTTGTTTGAAAAAGTGAACGCGGCCGCAAAGGCGCGTTACGAAGCAAGAGCGCAGTCGATCGGACCGGATATTTGGAAACTCTTGGAAAGAAATATTTTCCTGGATATTCTCGATCACCGTTGGAAGGAACATCTCTATTCCATGGATCATCTCCGAGAAGGAATTTGGACCGTAGGTTACAGCGAAAGAAATCCTCTCGTGGAATACAAACTTCAAGGTTTTAGAATGTTCGACGTTGCGATCGAGAATCTCAAAAACGAAGTAGTAAACTTTCTCTTCCGGGTGGAAGTTTCCGAAAATTCCAAACCGCCGGAAGAAAGAAAGGAATATAAGAAAGTCGGTCAAGAAATTACCGGAGGGTTTGAAGAACTTTCCGGAGGAAAAACCGTTCGTTCCAATGGCGCAGGGGTAACCGTAACGACCAGCTCGGGCGGCGGCACCGAAAGAAAGACAAGCCGGAGAAGAAAGCGGTGA